The Actinopolyspora erythraea genome has a segment encoding these proteins:
- a CDS encoding ABC transporter ATP-binding protein — MATITYDGTTRIYPGADHPAVDGLDLHIEDGEFLVLVGPSGCGKSTSLRMLAGLEDVDSGAIHIGERDVTGLSPKDRDIAMVFQNYALYPHMSVADNMGFALRMAKTPKAEIERRVSEAAKLLDLEPYLDRKPRALSGGQRQRVAMGRAIVRQPRAFLMDEPLSNLDAKLRVSTRSQIASLQRRLGVSTVYVTHDQVEAMTMGDRVAVLHEGVLQQCASPRELYERPANAFVAGFIGSPPMNLLDCELDAAGARVGGTAIPLPPAVREEVASGTVTIGFRPEDVSLVGSAEQGIPATVDLVEELGADVYLHCGLPEARGGVVVRAEPRSAPALGETVRLGVRPEAVHVFAPTTGERIAG, encoded by the coding sequence ATGGCGACAATCACCTACGACGGCACCACCCGGATCTACCCGGGGGCCGATCACCCGGCGGTCGACGGTCTCGACCTGCACATCGAAGACGGCGAGTTCCTCGTCCTCGTGGGGCCGTCCGGGTGCGGCAAGTCCACCAGCCTGCGGATGCTCGCCGGGTTGGAGGATGTGGACTCGGGCGCGATCCACATCGGGGAGCGCGATGTCACCGGTCTCTCGCCGAAGGACCGCGACATCGCCATGGTGTTCCAGAACTACGCGCTGTACCCGCACATGAGCGTCGCCGACAACATGGGGTTCGCGCTCCGGATGGCCAAGACGCCCAAGGCCGAGATCGAACGTCGCGTGAGCGAGGCGGCCAAGCTGCTGGACCTGGAGCCGTACCTGGACCGCAAACCCAGGGCGCTGTCCGGCGGTCAGCGCCAGCGGGTGGCGATGGGGCGGGCGATCGTGCGGCAACCACGGGCCTTCCTGATGGACGAGCCGTTGTCCAACCTGGATGCCAAGCTGCGGGTCTCCACCCGCTCGCAGATCGCTTCACTGCAGCGCAGGTTGGGTGTGAGCACGGTTTACGTCACCCACGACCAGGTGGAGGCGATGACCATGGGTGACCGTGTGGCCGTGCTGCACGAGGGTGTGCTGCAGCAGTGCGCGAGTCCTCGGGAGCTCTACGAGCGTCCCGCCAACGCGTTCGTGGCGGGGTTCATCGGTTCGCCCCCCATGAACCTGCTGGACTGCGAACTCGACGCGGCCGGGGCTCGGGTCGGGGGCACCGCGATTCCGCTCCCGCCCGCCGTCCGGGAGGAGGTGGCCTCGGGGACGGTCACGATCGGGTTCCGGCCCGAGGACGTGAGCCTCGTCGGTTCCGCGGAGCAGGGGATCCCCGCGACCGTCGACCTGGTCGAGGAGCTCGGGGCCGATGTGTACCTGCACTGCGGCCTGCCGGAGGCGCGTGGCGGGGTCGTCGTGCGTGCCGAGCCGCGCTCGGCGCCCGCCCTCGGTGAGACGGTGCGGTTGGGCGTTCGGCCGGAGGCCGTGCACGTGTTCGCGCCGACCACCGGTGAGCGCATCGCGGGATGA